The following proteins are co-located in the Vallicoccus soli genome:
- a CDS encoding ATP-binding protein, which yields MGPTTAPGAARARFPAASASVPAARRLVRGHLGAGTVPDDVVADAEVCVSELVTNAVLHARTELEVLVALASGAVRLEVLDRSARVPRQVVHSDGAVTGRGLEMVQALCRAWGVDPRPGVGKVVWCELDLAPAPVAEDLDVDALLAAWPDEPPEDPPAARLLVLRDYPVQLGLRAKEHAEALLRECALLADGAARGGTHAPERLLRVAAEASERFGDDLPGPDRERREAYLRGDAVVDLHYPWAPGGEELVREFRDALGALDAWSRDRELLTMVQPDDVRALQAWVHAELIAQCGGAAPTPWRGPLA from the coding sequence GTGGGCCCGACCACCGCGCCCGGGGCGGCGCGCGCCCGGTTCCCGGCCGCCAGCGCGTCGGTCCCGGCCGCCCGCCGCCTGGTGCGCGGGCACCTGGGCGCGGGCACCGTGCCCGACGACGTCGTGGCCGACGCCGAGGTCTGCGTGAGCGAGCTGGTCACCAACGCGGTCCTGCACGCCCGGACCGAGCTCGAGGTGCTCGTCGCCCTCGCCTCCGGCGCGGTGCGCCTCGAGGTGCTCGACCGCTCGGCGCGGGTCCCCCGGCAGGTCGTGCACAGCGACGGCGCGGTCACCGGCCGGGGGCTGGAGATGGTGCAGGCGCTCTGCCGCGCGTGGGGGGTGGACCCCCGCCCCGGCGTCGGCAAGGTCGTCTGGTGCGAGCTCGACCTCGCGCCCGCGCCCGTCGCGGAGGACCTGGACGTCGACGCGCTCCTCGCCGCCTGGCCGGACGAGCCCCCGGAGGACCCGCCGGCGGCCCGCCTGCTCGTCCTGCGCGACTACCCGGTGCAGCTCGGGCTGCGGGCCAAGGAGCACGCCGAGGCCCTGCTGCGCGAGTGCGCCCTGCTGGCCGACGGCGCCGCTCGCGGCGGCACCCACGCGCCGGAGCGGCTGCTGCGGGTGGCCGCCGAGGCCAGCGAGCGCTTCGGGGACGACCTGCCGGGGCCGGACCGCGAGCGGCGCGAGGCGTACCTGCGAGGGGACGCGGTCGTGGACCTGCACTACCCCTGGGCGCCCGGCGGCGAGGAGCTCGTGCGCGAGTTCCGCGACGCGCTCGGCGCCCTCGACGCCTGGTCCCGCGACCGCGAGCTGCTGACGATGGTGCAGCCCGACGACGTGCGCGCGCTCCAGGCGTGGGTCCACGCCGAGCTCATCGCGCAGTGCGGGGGCGCGGCGCCGACGCCCTGGCGGGGGCCGCTCGCCTAG